Proteins encoded together in one Streptomyces umbrinus window:
- a CDS encoding sensor histidine kinase, with translation MSAASPRGPISRMSLRGRVVAITLLLVVTALLASNAVLVTLLERQLVHQLEDRLRAAAATAARLSNLEDVPGETAPELREAVERDLTGDVYVVYLDSQGQLRRTLRPATHSAPRLPVLDTAAVAAREQRPFQVAAEGDGDEWRVIAAALVPGQDVEAGKGGSVVVAGSLSPVHTTIRHLGVWMLVIDAVVLIGLGVVAWFAVRAGLRPLRRIEKTAAAIAGGDLSSRVPQPATMRTELGRLSAALNGMLDRTEAGDVARAATNARMRTFIADASHELRTPLFGIKGFTELYRMGGMPERADVDAAMSRIEREAARLVRIVEELLLLARLDEDATADAHLTLRLTPMDLRTLAADALHDLRAMAPDRPVTLTGPDGGPPGGAPVLGDESRLRQVTSNLVGNAIAHTPPGTPVRIGVGTRGGQAVLELSDEGPGMTAEQVTHVFDRFYRADTARGRTQTGGAGLGLSIVRSLVTAHQGRVEVCSEPGEGTTFRVLLPLHPDSSVGNS, from the coding sequence ATGAGTGCCGCTTCACCGCGCGGGCCGATCAGCCGGATGTCGCTGCGCGGGCGGGTCGTGGCCATCACGCTGCTGCTGGTCGTCACCGCCCTGCTGGCCAGCAACGCCGTACTCGTCACCCTGCTGGAGCGGCAACTGGTGCACCAGCTGGAAGACCGGCTGCGCGCCGCTGCCGCGACGGCGGCGCGGCTGTCGAACCTGGAAGACGTGCCCGGCGAGACGGCACCGGAGCTGCGTGAGGCAGTGGAGCGCGACCTGACCGGTGACGTCTACGTCGTCTACCTCGATTCCCAGGGCCAACTGCGGCGTACGCTGCGTCCGGCTACGCACAGCGCCCCACGTCTTCCCGTCCTCGACACCGCGGCGGTCGCCGCCCGCGAACAGCGCCCCTTCCAGGTGGCGGCCGAAGGCGACGGCGACGAGTGGCGTGTCATCGCTGCTGCTTTGGTCCCGGGCCAGGACGTCGAAGCGGGCAAGGGCGGCAGCGTCGTCGTGGCCGGTTCCCTGTCTCCGGTCCATACGACGATCCGGCACCTGGGCGTGTGGATGCTGGTGATCGATGCAGTGGTGCTCATCGGGTTGGGCGTCGTCGCCTGGTTCGCGGTGCGGGCCGGCTTGCGGCCGCTGCGGCGCATCGAGAAGACGGCAGCTGCCATCGCGGGCGGGGACCTGTCCAGCCGGGTACCGCAGCCGGCCACCATGCGCACAGAACTGGGCCGATTGTCCGCCGCCCTCAACGGCATGCTGGACCGCACCGAAGCCGGCGACGTCGCCCGCGCGGCCACCAACGCGCGCATGCGTACCTTCATCGCGGACGCCAGCCACGAACTGCGCACACCACTGTTCGGGATCAAGGGCTTCACCGAGCTGTACCGGATGGGCGGCATGCCCGAGCGTGCGGACGTCGATGCCGCCATGAGCCGTATCGAACGTGAAGCAGCCCGCCTGGTCCGCATCGTCGAGGAACTGCTGCTGCTCGCCCGGCTCGACGAAGACGCCACCGCTGATGCGCATCTGACCCTTCGCCTGACCCCTATGGACCTGCGCACCCTGGCGGCCGATGCCCTGCACGACCTGCGGGCCATGGCACCCGACCGTCCCGTCACCCTGACCGGCCCGGACGGCGGCCCGCCCGGTGGCGCCCCGGTTCTGGGCGACGAGTCACGCCTGCGGCAGGTCACCTCCAACCTCGTCGGCAACGCCATCGCCCACACCCCGCCCGGCACACCGGTACGCATCGGCGTCGGCACGCGGGGGGGCCAAGCCGTCCTCGAACTCAGCGATGAGGGACCAGGGATGACAGCCGAACAGGTCACTCATGTCTTCGACCGCTTCTACCGTGCCGACACCGCCCGCGGCCGCACACAGACCGGCGGTGCCGGACTTGGCCTGTCCATCGTCCGCTCCTTGGTGACCGCTCACCAAGGCCGTGTTGAGGTGTGCTCTGAGCCGGGGGAGGGCACCACGTTCCGCGTCCTGCTGCCGTTGCATCCCGACAGCTCCGTCGGCAACTCCTGA
- a CDS encoding MMPL family transporter, giving the protein MATFLHRVGRWAFRRRRTVVLVWVAVLAAVFLGASSASEASEDSSSLPGIESQQAFDLINERFPGAEADGAEARIVFVAERGQQVTSAASRSAIGELVEAVADGPQVADAASPFDANAVSKDKSTAYATVTYKVASDDLTDASKTDLTKAVEQARDAGLTVEVGGSALETEAAQGLGEVLGVLVAAVVLLITFGSLAAAGLPLLTAILGVSISLAAITALSSAFGFSSTVGELAMMLGLAVGIDYSLFVVSRYREERAKGHQPQEAAALAVGTAGSAVVFAGLTVVIALLGLSVIGVPMLSKMGIGSAGAVMVGVLIALTAVPALLGFWPNAVLSRRDRKGGRRSRTKILSLVGRTRTAGTTTKAPRGVRWAQFVVRRPLPVLLLSVIGLGALAVPSLDLRMGMPGDEAKSTATTERRAYDALAEGFGPGFNGPLTVVVDVKKAKDPQAAVTAVSEKLADTKGVVSVSPARFNEAKDTAVIAAVPSTAPTSRQTQDLVHTIRSERSAVESATGADFKVTGTTALNIDVGQKMQDALIPYLAVVVGLAFLLLALVFRSILVPLKAALGFLLSVGAALGAIVTVFQQGHGAGLFGVDETGPIMSTMPIFLVGIVFGLAMDYQVFLVSRIREAHIHGERPDQAIVTGFRHSAQVVGAAALIMMAVFGGFMTGGESLVKMVGFGLASAVFFDAFVVRMAFVPAVLALLGKRAWWLPRWLDRLMPRVDVEGEALTQQVSAPNDLPADDPRASVTV; this is encoded by the coding sequence ATGGCGACTTTCTTGCATCGGGTGGGCCGCTGGGCCTTCCGAAGGCGTCGCACTGTGGTGCTGGTCTGGGTGGCCGTACTGGCTGCTGTATTCCTCGGCGCCTCCAGTGCATCCGAGGCGTCGGAGGACTCCTCCTCCCTGCCCGGCATCGAGTCGCAGCAGGCATTCGACCTGATCAATGAGCGGTTCCCGGGTGCCGAAGCGGACGGTGCGGAGGCCCGCATCGTGTTCGTCGCGGAACGCGGCCAGCAGGTCACCTCCGCCGCCAGCCGGTCCGCCATTGGTGAACTCGTCGAGGCGGTGGCCGACGGGCCGCAGGTCGCCGACGCGGCCAGCCCCTTCGACGCGAACGCGGTCAGCAAGGACAAGTCGACCGCGTACGCCACCGTCACCTACAAGGTCGCCAGCGACGATCTCACCGACGCCAGCAAGACGGACCTGACCAAGGCGGTCGAGCAGGCCCGGGACGCGGGCCTGACCGTCGAGGTCGGCGGCTCCGCGCTGGAGACCGAAGCCGCGCAGGGCCTGGGTGAAGTACTCGGCGTTCTCGTCGCCGCAGTGGTTCTGCTGATCACCTTCGGCTCGCTCGCCGCCGCCGGCCTCCCCCTGCTCACCGCCATCCTCGGCGTCAGCATCAGCCTGGCCGCAATCACCGCTTTGAGCAGTGCCTTCGGATTCTCCTCGACAGTCGGTGAACTGGCGATGATGCTCGGCCTCGCCGTCGGCATCGACTACTCCCTGTTCGTGGTCTCGCGCTACCGGGAGGAGCGGGCCAAGGGACACCAGCCGCAGGAGGCGGCTGCCCTGGCTGTGGGCACGGCCGGAAGCGCGGTCGTCTTCGCCGGACTCACCGTCGTCATCGCTTTGCTGGGTCTGTCCGTCATCGGCGTCCCGATGCTCAGCAAGATGGGTATCGGCTCGGCAGGCGCCGTCATGGTCGGAGTCCTGATCGCCCTGACCGCAGTGCCGGCACTCCTGGGCTTCTGGCCCAATGCAGTGCTCTCGCGCCGTGACCGCAAGGGCGGACGTCGCTCCCGCACCAAGATCCTCAGCCTCGTCGGCAGGACCAGGACGGCCGGCACCACCACGAAGGCCCCCCGGGGTGTTCGCTGGGCCCAGTTCGTGGTGCGCCGCCCGCTGCCCGTCCTGCTCCTGTCAGTGATCGGCCTCGGGGCGCTCGCGGTGCCGTCCCTTGACCTGCGGATGGGCATGCCGGGCGATGAGGCCAAGTCGACCGCAACCACCGAGCGCCGCGCCTACGACGCGCTCGCCGAGGGCTTCGGCCCGGGCTTCAACGGCCCGCTGACCGTGGTAGTCGACGTCAAGAAGGCCAAGGACCCGCAGGCGGCCGTGACAGCGGTCTCCGAAAAGCTCGCCGACACCAAGGGAGTCGTCTCCGTCTCCCCGGCACGGTTCAACGAGGCCAAAGACACAGCGGTGATCGCCGCTGTCCCCTCGACCGCACCCACCAGCCGGCAAACGCAGGACCTGGTGCACACCATCCGCAGCGAGCGCAGTGCGGTGGAGTCGGCCACCGGCGCCGACTTCAAGGTCACCGGCACCACCGCCCTGAACATCGACGTGGGCCAGAAGATGCAGGACGCCCTCATCCCCTACCTCGCGGTAGTCGTCGGTCTCGCCTTCCTCCTCCTGGCCCTGGTCTTCCGTTCGATCCTGGTTCCGCTGAAGGCCGCACTCGGCTTCCTGCTGTCCGTCGGTGCGGCCCTCGGCGCGATCGTCACGGTCTTCCAACAGGGCCACGGAGCCGGCCTCTTCGGCGTCGACGAAACCGGCCCGATCATGAGCACCATGCCCATCTTCCTGGTGGGTATCGTCTTCGGCCTCGCCATGGACTATCAGGTCTTCCTCGTCTCCCGGATCCGGGAGGCGCACATCCACGGAGAAAGGCCTGACCAGGCCATCGTCACCGGATTCCGGCACAGCGCCCAGGTCGTAGGGGCAGCAGCGCTGATCATGATGGCGGTGTTCGGCGGGTTCATGACGGGCGGCGAATCCCTGGTCAAGATGGTCGGCTTCGGGCTGGCCAGTGCCGTCTTCTTCGACGCCTTCGTCGTCCGTATGGCATTCGTGCCCGCGGTCCTGGCGCTCCTCGGCAAGCGGGCATGGTGGCTGCCGCGCTGGCTGGACCGGCTGATGCCCCGCGTCGACGTCGAGGGCGAAGCACTCACCCAGCAGGTCTCCGCGCCGAATGATCTGCCTGCCGACGATCCACGGGCCTCCGTGACGGTCTGA